A single genomic interval of Granulicella tundricola MP5ACTX9 harbors:
- a CDS encoding tyrosine-type recombinase/integrase yields the protein MRFRVCDGDGRVMPLCDEFLFQLRLRDCSVYTQRAYALGLAHFFTWLGANGVEPERVTRQVIGRYIADFGESEPGGAVTTRAAPKARSARTVNHRLSVLASFFDFHIRRDTEDGAGPWCGRTNPASGKLLDRELRHGMMGRDLPPRTRQRDGFRRRVPYEVPKRIEPEEVQRLIDAASSFRDKANLTLLCRTGQRIGDWNESAGRHGILGMSLSDVDRKRGLIVVRLKGARDEHRVPVTDDFWPVYERYLKEERRTAEDCEALWIALRKGRGKPLTYAAFESSLRYIGGKAGVPVHPHLFRHTLAQGVLDLTGNLKIAQEILGHAHISTTADIYTRVDPVSLVTALAAAKSSFDAAHRPSLNVPSEERRYVFDYDADTIAELEDAVNNQALTRRPHP from the coding sequence GTGCGTTTTCGCGTCTGCGACGGCGACGGTAGAGTCATGCCGTTGTGTGATGAGTTTCTTTTCCAACTCCGGCTGCGGGATTGTTCTGTGTACACGCAACGTGCGTATGCACTGGGCTTGGCGCATTTCTTTACATGGCTCGGCGCGAACGGTGTCGAACCAGAGCGAGTTACGCGCCAGGTCATAGGCCGGTATATCGCAGACTTCGGGGAGAGCGAGCCGGGTGGTGCCGTGACGACGCGAGCTGCGCCGAAGGCGCGAAGCGCACGCACGGTAAATCACCGCCTCAGCGTGTTGGCTTCATTCTTCGATTTCCATATTCGTCGCGATACCGAAGACGGCGCCGGTCCCTGGTGTGGCCGCACGAACCCTGCATCGGGCAAGCTGCTCGACCGCGAGTTGCGGCACGGTATGATGGGCCGCGATCTGCCGCCGCGTACACGGCAACGCGATGGCTTTCGCCGCAGAGTGCCTTATGAAGTGCCGAAGCGTATCGAGCCGGAAGAAGTTCAGAGGTTGATCGACGCTGCTTCGTCTTTTCGGGACAAGGCGAATCTTACGCTGCTTTGCCGCACCGGCCAACGGATTGGCGATTGGAACGAGAGTGCCGGAAGGCACGGCATTCTAGGGATGTCTCTGTCGGATGTCGACCGCAAGCGCGGCCTGATCGTCGTTCGCCTCAAGGGTGCAAGAGACGAACATCGTGTCCCCGTCACCGACGATTTCTGGCCCGTGTACGAGCGCTATCTCAAGGAAGAGCGTCGCACAGCCGAAGACTGTGAAGCGCTCTGGATTGCTCTGCGGAAGGGACGCGGCAAGCCTTTGACCTATGCAGCGTTCGAGTCGTCGCTACGCTACATTGGCGGCAAGGCAGGTGTGCCCGTCCATCCCCATCTCTTCCGCCACACGCTCGCACAAGGCGTTCTCGACCTGACCGGCAACCTCAAGATCGCCCAGGAGATCCTCGGACACGCGCATATATCGACCACAGCGGACATCTACACGCGCGTCGATCCGGTGTCTCTTGTCACCGCACTGGCAGCGGCGAAGTCCAGCTTCGACGCCGCACACCGTCCATCGTTGAACGTTCCCAGCGAAGAACGACGATATGTCTTCGACTACGACGCGGATACCATTGCGGAGCTCGAAGACGCCGTGAACAACCAAGCACTCACAAGGAGACCGCACCCATGA
- a CDS encoding ATPase domain-containing protein yields MNEHKRVKINQLRTGVPGLDEVLGGGLPEFSFNIIAGAPGCGKTTLAHQFIFANATPERPALYFTVLGEPALKMLRYQQQFTFFDATKLNNAVRFVNLSQDLVERGLEGVLAEISKQVEAANPSIVVVDSFRTVLRSEMLEGKNMAVQTFVQQLALLLTSWEATTFLIGEYSELELRDNPVFTVADGLFWLFQQVDRNSVVRKMQIMKLRGQASVPGLHTFRITEAGLQAFSRTLGLVGARKTFSTVKRLSMGIPALDEMMGGGVPEGDSLLIAGSSGTGKSLMATQFLAAGIRAGEPGIAAVFEERPNEYTARASEFGLDLQTALSEGSLEVIYLRPLDLSVDEMMQEILDAVKRTGAKRLVIDSLAGFEMALAPSFRTDFRESLYRMIFALTAIGITILSTLEMPETFTELSFSSYSISFLTDDIIRMRYVEIDGELCQIMMVVKMRRTAHSREIRKYEITTEGVVIGERLKNYVDLITGIPQPLSALSSEDLLLNRKA; encoded by the coding sequence ATGAACGAGCATAAAAGGGTCAAGATCAACCAATTGAGGACCGGCGTACCTGGGCTGGATGAAGTACTCGGCGGCGGCCTTCCTGAGTTTTCATTCAACATCATCGCCGGAGCGCCTGGATGCGGCAAGACCACCTTGGCCCATCAGTTCATCTTTGCCAACGCCACGCCGGAGCGGCCTGCGCTTTACTTCACTGTACTGGGTGAACCAGCGCTGAAGATGCTGCGTTACCAGCAGCAATTCACGTTCTTCGATGCGACGAAGCTGAACAATGCCGTGCGCTTCGTCAACTTGAGCCAGGACCTCGTCGAGCGCGGGTTGGAGGGAGTATTGGCAGAGATTTCCAAACAGGTCGAGGCTGCCAACCCCAGCATAGTGGTTGTGGACTCCTTTCGCACGGTGCTGCGCAGCGAGATGCTGGAAGGCAAAAATATGGCCGTGCAAACGTTCGTGCAGCAGTTGGCGCTGCTGCTCACCAGTTGGGAGGCAACCACGTTCCTGATTGGCGAGTACTCTGAGTTGGAACTGCGCGACAACCCCGTCTTCACCGTTGCCGACGGCCTCTTCTGGCTCTTTCAGCAAGTGGACCGTAACTCGGTCGTTCGCAAGATGCAAATCATGAAATTGCGTGGACAAGCTTCGGTGCCGGGGTTACATACCTTTCGCATCACCGAAGCTGGCTTGCAAGCCTTCTCACGCACCCTTGGGCTAGTTGGCGCGAGAAAGACATTCAGCACCGTGAAGCGTCTGTCCATGGGAATTCCGGCGCTGGACGAGATGATGGGCGGAGGCGTTCCAGAGGGAGACAGTCTGCTGATAGCTGGTTCTTCGGGAACTGGTAAATCGCTGATGGCGACGCAATTCCTCGCTGCGGGCATACGTGCGGGTGAACCGGGCATTGCGGCGGTCTTTGAAGAGCGGCCCAACGAATACACCGCCCGCGCCTCTGAGTTCGGACTAGACCTTCAGACTGCGCTTTCGGAAGGAAGTCTGGAAGTAATCTACCTGCGGCCACTGGATCTGTCTGTGGACGAGATGATGCAGGAGATTCTCGACGCCGTGAAAAGAACGGGCGCAAAGCGTCTGGTGATCGATTCCTTGGCCGGCTTCGAGATGGCTTTGGCACCTTCGTTCCGCACTGACTTCCGCGAATCGCTCTATCGCATGATCTTCGCCCTGACCGCTATCGGAATCACCATCCTGAGCACTCTGGAGATGCCGGAGACTTTCACCGAGCTGTCTTTCAGCAGCTATTCAATTTCATTCCTCACCGACGACATCATCCGGATGCGCTATGTAGAGATCGATGGTGAACTCTGCCAGATCATGATGGTGGTGAAGATGCGCAGAACCGCGCACAGCCGGGAAATCCGAAAGTATGAAATCACCACCGAGGGCGTCGTTATCGGGGAGCGTTTGAAGAACTATGTAGACCTCATCACTGGGATACCACAACCGCTTTCGGCGTTGAGCTCGGAAGATCTTCTACTCAACCGGAAGGCTTGA
- a CDS encoding Crp/Fnr family transcriptional regulator, giving the protein MKQRPLKSSSSAVEFDPAVFLASAGLGRRIIKVKVGEALFSQGNAAEYVFYLQTGRAKLTVVSGSGKEATITLLGPGDFVGEESVAAVAGLHMATAVAITACTALKISRAEMLRVMHEEHAFSDMFLAFLVSRSMRIQADLVDQLFNSSEKRLARILLLMAEFGQPGEPEKLIPRISQETLADMIGTTRSRVSFFMNRFRKLGFIEYNGRIHVNKSLLNVILHDQLFEHNAVGAALFPGQPEKSSLTKRQSKAKMPA; this is encoded by the coding sequence ATGAAACAGAGGCCTTTGAAGTCGTCGTCAAGCGCAGTAGAGTTTGATCCGGCCGTCTTCCTGGCGAGCGCAGGCTTGGGCCGACGGATTATCAAGGTCAAAGTCGGAGAGGCCCTCTTCTCGCAAGGCAATGCGGCTGAGTACGTCTTCTACCTGCAAACGGGTCGCGCAAAGCTTACGGTTGTGTCAGGAAGCGGCAAGGAAGCCACCATAACTTTGCTTGGGCCGGGCGACTTCGTTGGCGAGGAATCTGTGGCTGCTGTCGCCGGTTTGCATATGGCCACTGCCGTGGCCATCACGGCCTGTACAGCGCTCAAGATCAGCAGGGCGGAGATGTTGCGCGTTATGCACGAAGAACACGCATTCTCCGACATGTTTTTAGCGTTCCTTGTCTCCCGAAGCATGAGGATTCAAGCGGATTTGGTGGACCAGCTTTTCAATTCCAGCGAAAAACGCTTGGCCAGAATTCTGCTGCTTATGGCCGAATTCGGCCAGCCGGGAGAACCCGAGAAGCTGATCCCTCGAATCTCTCAGGAAACCCTGGCCGACATGATCGGAACCACTCGGTCGCGGGTCAGCTTCTTCATGAATCGCTTCCGTAAGTTGGGCTTCATCGAATACAACGGTCGTATTCATGTAAATAAATCCTTACTCAACGTGATTTTGCACGACCAGCTTTTTGAGCATAATGCAGTTGGGGCCGCACTCTTTCCCGGTCAACCAGAGAAATCGAGTCTCACGAAACGCCAGAGCAAGGCTAAGATGCCCGCCTGA
- a CDS encoding PAS domain-containing sensor histidine kinase — MATEQIVNVAEMDFSALCRAVADASPMPMAGLGGSLHTLRYVNLAFCLLTGKSKDELLGTAFSSIAHCPDECMLLLDRVAKTGLADSHTGQEHNGIHPLYWSYAMWPLRGANQNHHGIMVQVTEAAQFHQDAVAMNEALLLGSVRQHELTEAADLLNVQLQAAIIVAKNAEAALIGSEKLAFAGRMAAVLAHEINNPLDAAMNLLFLAQTTGETPSAIRQYLETADGELKRVAHITRQTLGFYRESSEATTFLVVTLLNSVIDLLQAKRVSTQVIVEKQCDDLLQITAVFGELRQVISNLMLNSLDALGEGGRVTLRASTSRDPLNGSARIRITLADSGQGIDAAVLPRIFEPFFTTKGSIGNGLGLWVCKQIIEKHSGTIKVRSRTDDRHGTTFSLVLPE; from the coding sequence ATGGCAACCGAACAGATAGTCAACGTCGCGGAGATGGATTTTTCGGCGCTTTGTCGCGCCGTAGCGGACGCTTCGCCCATGCCGATGGCCGGATTGGGCGGTTCCTTACATACTCTCCGCTACGTCAACCTGGCCTTTTGCCTGCTCACCGGCAAATCAAAAGATGAATTGCTCGGGACGGCTTTCTCCAGCATCGCCCACTGCCCGGACGAATGCATGTTACTGCTTGACCGGGTCGCCAAGACAGGGCTGGCCGATAGCCATACCGGGCAGGAGCATAACGGTATCCATCCGCTCTACTGGTCGTACGCGATGTGGCCGTTGCGCGGGGCGAACCAGAACCACCACGGCATTATGGTCCAGGTAACTGAAGCCGCCCAGTTTCATCAGGACGCTGTCGCCATGAATGAGGCGTTGCTGCTGGGCTCGGTGCGCCAGCATGAGCTGACGGAAGCCGCTGATCTGTTGAATGTTCAACTGCAGGCCGCGATCATTGTGGCAAAAAATGCTGAAGCGGCGCTAATAGGCAGCGAGAAGCTGGCTTTTGCCGGGCGCATGGCTGCGGTGCTCGCGCATGAGATCAATAATCCTCTCGACGCCGCGATGAACTTATTGTTCCTTGCGCAAACCACAGGCGAGACCCCTTCGGCCATACGTCAGTATCTGGAGACGGCTGACGGTGAATTGAAGCGGGTAGCCCACATCACCCGGCAGACTCTTGGCTTCTATCGTGAGTCGTCCGAGGCGACGACTTTTCTCGTTGTCACTTTGCTGAATTCCGTCATCGACCTGCTGCAAGCAAAGAGGGTGTCTACGCAGGTCATCGTGGAGAAGCAGTGCGACGATCTCCTGCAAATCACCGCGGTCTTTGGCGAACTGCGGCAAGTGATCTCGAATCTGATGCTCAACAGCCTGGATGCACTTGGCGAAGGCGGAAGGGTCACGCTCCGAGCATCTACCTCGCGAGACCCCCTGAATGGCAGCGCGCGTATTCGGATTACACTCGCCGACAGTGGTCAAGGTATCGACGCGGCGGTACTACCCAGGATTTTTGAGCCGTTCTTCACAACCAAAGGTTCGATAGGAAATGGGCTCGGCCTTTGGGTTTGCAAACAGATCATCGAAAAGCACAGCGGCACCATCAAAGTTCGTTCCCGCACAGATGACCGGCACGGAACGACGTTTTCGCTGGTCTTGCCGGAGTAA
- a CDS encoding ParB/RepB/Spo0J family partition protein, whose amino-acid sequence MQDSSAFQFLAIDQIHESTTNPRRTFDEAKLYELAESIKHNGLIQPITVRPNDQGFEIVAGARRYRASLLAEVFSVPTRIVEIDDAQALEWQLIENSQRVDVHPYEEAQGFQRLLDMPGYDVAALVEKSGKSASHIYARLSLLQLIPTIAEAFTAERITASHANLLARLPQDAQSAAYEQCWRKDWQDKEPHLLPAKHLSAWIQTNLYLSLADAPFDHEDTTLNPKAGACTTCPRRSGYNTALFADVVSDQCLDSSCYHVKVEAFLDREIAAHPGLLQIENGWRNPKEQRPGAVQRGHIREIEAVTENPDAEPVTPCQSAKTAIVVYGKQLGRKLTVCTDKHCPVHDPQAAAEAAAHPVPAMAPAPEAETEEEAAERQAEFERQRAEYEEERQRREEERKQQFEREQAAIEAEHNRRAEIIKARQATFERIIENAPAILSAAQLRVLLRAIVNLDPYTFADDLAEDIAGDNENEQRSAEEVLISTIDTTADDKLTRFALRLALAGHVGIPREGEFDFLTEAEGVFAPPPQKKAGAKKAKQPTPIESPAKPAPKAKAQRANPNKKKIAA is encoded by the coding sequence ATGCAAGATAGCAGCGCATTCCAATTCCTCGCCATAGACCAGATTCACGAATCAACCACCAACCCCCGCCGCACCTTCGATGAGGCCAAGCTGTACGAGCTTGCCGAGTCCATCAAGCACAACGGCCTCATCCAGCCAATCACCGTCCGCCCCAACGATCAAGGCTTCGAGATCGTCGCAGGGGCACGGCGCTACCGCGCTTCGTTACTTGCCGAAGTCTTCTCAGTCCCCACCCGTATCGTCGAGATCGACGACGCCCAGGCGCTTGAGTGGCAGTTAATTGAAAACTCGCAGCGTGTGGACGTTCACCCATACGAAGAGGCGCAGGGCTTCCAACGCCTGCTTGACATGCCCGGTTACGACGTAGCCGCGTTAGTGGAGAAGTCAGGAAAAAGCGCAAGCCACATCTACGCCCGTTTGTCCCTCCTGCAACTCATTCCCACGATTGCGGAGGCCTTTACCGCCGAGCGCATCACCGCCAGCCATGCCAACTTGCTTGCGCGTCTTCCTCAAGACGCACAGTCCGCAGCTTATGAGCAATGCTGGCGCAAAGACTGGCAGGACAAAGAGCCGCATCTGCTACCCGCCAAGCATCTTTCCGCTTGGATTCAGACGAACCTTTATCTGTCTCTCGCGGATGCGCCCTTCGATCACGAAGATACCACCCTCAACCCGAAGGCCGGAGCTTGCACCACTTGCCCCCGGCGCAGCGGATACAACACCGCACTTTTTGCCGACGTGGTTTCCGACCAGTGCCTTGATTCAAGCTGCTACCACGTCAAGGTTGAGGCATTCCTAGACCGGGAGATTGCCGCCCATCCCGGACTCCTTCAGATCGAGAACGGCTGGCGTAATCCCAAGGAACAACGACCGGGAGCCGTTCAGCGCGGCCACATTCGGGAGATCGAAGCCGTGACCGAAAACCCCGACGCCGAGCCGGTAACGCCGTGCCAATCCGCTAAGACCGCAATCGTGGTCTATGGCAAGCAGCTTGGCCGCAAGCTGACCGTCTGCACCGATAAGCATTGCCCGGTACACGACCCACAGGCCGCAGCCGAAGCAGCCGCCCATCCTGTCCCAGCGATGGCACCCGCTCCAGAAGCCGAGACGGAAGAGGAGGCCGCAGAACGTCAAGCCGAGTTCGAGCGGCAGAGAGCGGAGTACGAGGAAGAACGCCAGCGCAGGGAGGAGGAGCGCAAACAGCAATTCGAGCGGGAGCAAGCGGCGATCGAAGCCGAGCACAATCGCAGAGCCGAAATCATCAAAGCCCGCCAAGCCACGTTCGAGCGCATCATTGAGAATGCCCCAGCCATCCTGAGCGCAGCGCAACTCCGCGTCTTGCTCCGCGCCATCGTCAACCTTGACCCCTACACCTTTGCCGACGACCTGGCCGAGGACATCGCAGGAGACAACGAAAACGAACAGCGCAGTGCCGAAGAGGTACTGATTTCCACCATCGACACGACCGCAGACGACAAGCTAACCCGCTTCGCCCTGCGCCTAGCCCTTGCCGGACACGTCGGCATTCCACGCGAAGGCGAGTTCGACTTCCTCACCGAAGCCGAAGGCGTGTTCGCGCCACCACCGCAGAAAAAAGCAGGCGCGAAGAAGGCAAAGCAGCCGACACCCATCGAGTCTCCTGCGAAACCCGCTCCAAAGGCCAAAGCGCAAAGGGCAAATCCAAACAAGAAGAAAATTGCAGCATAA
- a CDS encoding DUF6908 domain-containing protein: MKTILQILKQAGGWHHGLYLKIENPPYMALVIEATDESGPCGLPAISVCHYGEQNGDLMRDPEMCFEFGLAGGAHLNPFYYRNDYVGVEQWSRNIVGDHYVYLTSLHQQHERLAKVWDNNLRLQGFAEAFEQQHTPRP; the protein is encoded by the coding sequence ATGAAAACCATCCTTCAAATCCTCAAACAGGCCGGAGGTTGGCACCACGGCCTGTACCTCAAGATCGAGAACCCGCCTTATATGGCGTTGGTGATCGAAGCGACCGACGAGTCAGGCCCGTGTGGTCTTCCCGCAATCTCTGTCTGTCACTACGGTGAACAGAACGGCGACCTGATGCGCGACCCGGAAATGTGTTTCGAGTTCGGCTTGGCAGGAGGGGCGCACCTTAACCCCTTCTACTATCGCAACGATTATGTCGGGGTCGAGCAGTGGAGCCGCAATATTGTCGGCGACCACTACGTTTACCTCACCAGCTTGCACCAGCAGCACGAGCGATTGGCCAAGGTGTGGGACAACAACCTGCGATTGCAGGGATTCGCCGAAGCCTTCGAGCAGCAGCATACCCCACGCCCCTAA
- a CDS encoding NUDIX domain-containing protein has protein sequence MAYKTINGITSSIIPFYLQDGTLFVLLGQRGPKSKAFANSWALVGGFLDPGSESLEQCAARELKEETGIEVSPKSMKLVTVQSDPKRDPRGQIIDTVWSTLLQSELPSAAADDLQAVAWLPLSEALNMELAFDHQDSLRRFAAIEGF, from the coding sequence ATGGCCTACAAGACCATCAACGGCATCACCAGTTCCATCATTCCCTTCTATCTGCAGGACGGCACCCTCTTTGTACTGCTTGGTCAGAGGGGACCGAAGTCAAAAGCCTTCGCAAACTCCTGGGCCCTTGTCGGCGGCTTTCTGGACCCTGGCAGCGAGTCACTCGAACAGTGTGCCGCCCGCGAGTTGAAAGAAGAAACGGGGATTGAAGTCTCTCCTAAATCCATGAAGCTGGTTACTGTGCAGTCAGACCCGAAACGTGATCCGCGCGGCCAGATCATCGATACCGTGTGGTCTACTCTCCTCCAGTCCGAACTTCCTTCTGCCGCTGCCGACGACCTTCAGGCCGTAGCGTGGCTTCCGCTCAGCGAGGCTCTCAATATGGAGTTAGCCTTCGATCATCAGGACTCACTTCGGCGATTCGCAGCAATAGAAGGGTTCTAG
- a CDS encoding site-specific integrase: MPDGRIYYLLHVKPSKFDRARVLPIGDGLGRVIAEIVRHVKRFHGTSHVPICNHWNLAQKKPRPPAPYLIQAIRHPSAPGLQTIRARIKSLSTSAGARRADGSPLVLLPHDCRRVFASEHLNNNTPVHVIQALLGHASLDTVMIYAKLYPSQLIEEYRKTMRGLYNAHYGEAGLKNPTAEEWSAFAASCNLRDMGTHLCALPTGEHCPKGLLCLGCTHAQPKKSAVPVFRRMLASHQRSLSAAKGHNEPAGQIAARELELVRIQTALQRASELSDDVAAAIEAHA, from the coding sequence ATGCCCGATGGCCGCATCTATTATCTGCTCCATGTGAAGCCCTCGAAGTTCGACCGCGCTCGCGTCCTGCCCATCGGTGACGGGTTGGGCCGCGTCATCGCCGAGATCGTCCGCCATGTGAAGCGATTTCATGGCACCAGCCATGTGCCCATCTGCAACCACTGGAACCTCGCGCAGAAGAAGCCTCGACCACCGGCACCTTATCTCATCCAGGCCATTCGGCACCCCAGCGCTCCGGGACTCCAGACGATCCGCGCACGTATCAAGAGCCTATCGACCAGTGCGGGTGCGCGCCGCGCCGATGGATCGCCGCTGGTCCTGCTGCCTCACGATTGCCGGCGAGTCTTCGCCTCCGAACACCTGAACAACAACACGCCCGTCCACGTCATACAGGCCCTGCTCGGACATGCCTCGCTCGATACCGTCATGATCTACGCCAAGCTCTATCCCAGCCAACTGATCGAAGAGTACCGCAAGACCATGCGCGGGCTTTACAACGCCCACTATGGAGAGGCTGGACTCAAGAACCCCACTGCCGAAGAGTGGTCTGCCTTCGCCGCCAGTTGCAACCTGCGCGATATGGGAACGCACCTCTGCGCTCTGCCCACGGGAGAACACTGCCCCAAAGGACTACTCTGCCTCGGCTGCACCCACGCTCAACCGAAGAAGAGCGCCGTACCTGTCTTCCGTCGCATGCTCGCGAGCCATCAACGAAGTCTAAGCGCAGCCAAAGGACACAACGAACCAGCAGGACAGATCGCTGCCCGCGAACTGGAACTCGTCCGCATCCAGACCGCCTTGCAACGGGCCTCCGAACTGAGCGATGATGTGGCTGCTGCCATCGAGGCGCATGCCTGA